From Drosophila suzukii chromosome 2R, CBGP_Dsuzu_IsoJpt1.0, whole genome shotgun sequence, a single genomic window includes:
- the LOC108017710 gene encoding uncharacterized protein, protein MCCLVEYIFKLFVFTFGVFMNFVVTFCLLVHLYDIKNGTNGVRITGIEHCYFLWTVHSCCGTLMIVVKFKDLCYLHWWLLMTSFYILCGLVLHLVLLDFHSDEFGTTEKVQNYFGLGFMLISLITVAGYSRSLRPSEDT, encoded by the exons ATGTGCTGTTTAGTCGAATACATTTTcaaattatttgttttcacctttggggtttttatgaattttgtcgtaacattttgtttattagtTCATCTCTACGATATTAAAAATGGAACGAACGGTG TACGTATTACCGGAATAGAGCATTGCTATTTTTTGTGGACTGTGCATAGCTGTTGCGGAACTTTAATGATCGTAGTCAAGTTTAAG GATctatgttatctgcattggtGGCTCTTGATGACGTCGTTCTATATATTATGTGgtcttgttcttcacttggtTCTATTGGATTTCCACAGCGACGAATTCGGTACCACTGAGAAAGTCCAAAACTACTTCGGTCTGG GGTTTATGTTAATTAGCTTAATAACAGTCGCTGGCTATTCTAGATCCTTAAGGCCATCTGAAGATACGTAA
- the LOC108017711 gene encoding uncharacterized protein, whose translation MPKILSCLAISLYFVFTFKLFSIIVPCLVHCVQFHSWEKCDSRLETIWITSAFVGASGLMLVTGNYREYFFLYNWLIVIAELIVLQFGYIAYANILSKNNVWQWQLVFFGFLICSFILVLLHVLVSKNIIKNRLIENLLHLVPDKTDI comes from the exons ATGCCGAAAATACTTAGTTGCCTCGCAATAAGCTTATACTTTGTATTTACATTTAAGTTGTTTTCTATCATTGTGCCTTGCCTGGTGCATTGCGTTCAGTTTC ATTCATGGGAGAAATGTGACTCTCGGTTGGAGACTATTTGGATAACGTCGGCTTTTGTCGGCGCCAGCGGATTGATGTTGGTGACTGGAAATTACAGG GAGTACTTCTTTCTGTACAATTGGTTAATAGTCATCGCTGAGTTGATTGTGCTTCAGTTTGGTTATATTGCGTATGCTAATATTTTGTCTAAAAACAATGTGTGGCAATGGCAGCTTGTATTCTTTG gtttccTGATCTGCAGCTTCATTTTGGTGTTATTGCACGTGCTGGTATCTAAAAATATTATCAAAAATCGATTGATAGAAAACCTTCTGCATTTGGTACCTGATAAAACTGATATCTGA
- the Tsp42Ee gene encoding 23 kDa integral membrane protein produces MDCGTSMVKYILFIFNTIVSVIGILGIVYGVLILKSIGTIEVNGQVGFPPQALMPIVLISLGSVVVFISFLGCCGAIRESVCMTMSYAVFLLILLILQLTLVVLLFTNKDKFEDAMGNVIENAWKSDTAQEGGVFDAIQKSLHCCGENSALDYISKGQTLPASCCSGSCLIPTNYYPGCRGKFVELMSAGSDNARYVGIGLIAVELIGFIFACCLANNVRNYKRRNAY; encoded by the exons ATGGACTGCGGCACTTCTATGGTCAAATACATCCTCTTCATATTCAACACCATTGTGTCG GTCATCGGCATTTTGGGCATTGTATATGGCGTGCTGATTCTGAAGAGCATTGGTACCATCGAAGTCAATGGACAGGTGGGCTTCCCCCCACAGGCTCTCATGCCGATCGTTCTGATCAGTTTGGGCTCGGTGGTGGTCTTCATCTCGTTCCTGGGATGCTGCGGCGCCATTCGCGAATCGGTCTGCATGACCATGAGCTACGCTGTCTTCTTGCTGATCCTGCTGATCCTGCAGCTGACTCTCGTCGTCCTGCTGTTTACCAACAAGGATAAGTTTGAAGACGCCATGGGCAACGTCATCGAGAATGCCTGGAAGTCAGACACCGCCCAGGAGGGAGGTGTCTTCGATGCCATTCAGAAATCG TTGCACTGCTGCGGAGAAAACTCTGCCCTGGACTACATTTCTAAGGGACAAACTCTGCCCGCAAGTTGCTGCAGTGGATCTTGCCTGATCCCGACTAACTACTACCCAGGATGCCGTGGAAAGTTCGTTGAATTGATGTCCGCTGGCTCGGATAACGCCAGATACGTGGGTATCGGCCTCATTGCAGTGGAG CTGATCGGCTTCATCTTCGCCTGCTGCCTGGCCAACAATGTGCGCAACTACAAGCGCCGGAACGCCTACTAA